The window ATTATCTTTAAACTTTTCAGTTATCATCTGAAAATTAAGGATTAAGATAAACTTTTAAAGATTGACTGACATATCAGCAGAAACAATcataaaacatgtataaataactACAACTCTGAAGTTTTACTTccattttatacttctactgcacaACAGTGTGTATTGTTCAATCTGCACATTTATGAAAGCTGCAGTTTGAAACCTTAACTTTGACTTTCAGTCGTAAATGTGCAGAAagattaaaaagtcattttgatgataatactttgtgtgtgagtgtatttttacttggtgtgtgtgtgtgtgtgtctgtgtgtgtgtgtgtgtgtgtgtgtgtgtgtgtgtgtgtgtgtgtgtgtgtgtgtgtgtgtgtgtggaaagggAAAGTGGGAATTTCTGTCTTTCACTCTGCTCTGGATAAAAGTCTCAGATCAGCAGCATGttggagaaacacacactgaccctgaagccaccatcatcatcttcatcacagctTCATCATGAGCTTCTGGCCCGGCCGGCTTCTCGTCCTCTCCCTGACCTCTGCGCTCTGCTGTGATTGGCTCTCACACTACGGTCAACTGAGCAACAAATCTTTGACGCTCATCGATCGCAtggtgagtacacacacacacacacacacacacacagacactcatatatttcataaaatgtaACCATAGCAAGAACAACaaagttataaagttataaagttataaagttataagtgaataaagttaattaagttaattaagttaataaagtttataaagttataaagttaataaagttaataaagttaataaagttaaaaagcTTATCAAGTCAGATGAGCAAGTGAAGGAAATTTCAGAATAAAAATCAGAGCAATGAATgattaaagagaataaaaacatcTCAAACAGATGATGTGTGACGGAGAGAAATCTGTGAGCtgaactgaataaataaagtgtgtgatGTGGTGAAATAAAGCGGCGTCTGTTATCCGTCTTTATGTTTCAGGGCGGAGAGCTGACTGAAGAAGAGAATCCACTTTCCTTTCCAAACAGATTCTACAGACGCATAAGGAACAAAGGGGTAAACAATCAGTCTTTCCGACACTTCCACTTAATTTAGTGTTTCAAATTAAACTGCCACTTCAACTTCTTACATATCTTTCatttaaaccaggggtggggaacctccggcctccgggccgtatacggcccacgAGACCATTTGACCTCGAGGTCATTCgtaaaatgcacaaaaaaaaaatccactagcaaaaaaactAGACGGGCGACTGATTGTtttggccaaggtcagggtccctgaacacaacacgagtgaaACATGttatcacgtggtcacgtcatgtcaaacttcaattttaaacgagacggtcgttgacatcagtgaacgcagcgtggcgagtgtaaagaagagaaagctggatgcagaatgtcgcactttccaggagaaatggacgaacgattatttctctgtggaagttaaaggccagtgagtctagtttgtgcggacgtacttgcggtgattcAAAATAATCTAGAGCGTCATTACACCGCgagacatgtcaaactgcacgagctgaaaggacgagtgcgtttggataaagttaacgctcttcggcggagtttgtcccaacaagcagctctctgcagagcggaacataaacacatggagaggtagacccccacaccaagaacagactgttccaccactgctgtgcaatactcactttatttatatcaaccacttggtacttatattatgttttattctatttaattattgtttactgcctttttactttatatgttcttttgctgtgacaagatacatttccccgttgtgggactaataaaggatttctgataaaagatagaagatacaggatacaaaagttgcttttttgcatttagcatataagaaaggtgaaatgaatgggctgtgcagaggttatgagttcaataattagcacggcccttgaaggatgttgtaaaaaacaaaatggcccttgataggaaaaaggtccCACCCCTGATTTAAACTGACACTTTAGCTTCTTTCATCTCTTGTTCTTTAAACTACCACTTCAGCTTCTTTCAGTTATTCAGATGTTTTAACTACAGATGTTCACTTCAGATAATTGATAATATTATCCACATGTTTACATCGACTTACTTCAGGACATGTTGATGACATCAGCTCGGTCGGCCAATCAGAGAGCTACAattctcacctgtgtgtgtctctgcaggtggTGTCTCAGCTTGTTTTCATCAGAGACAGCCTGAAATTAATCGCTAATCTCTTTGAACACGCCAACCTCTCCGCCGCCAACTGGGATAACGACACGACCGAGAATTTCCTCACAATCAtcgacagacagatagatgaacTCGATAGCTGTGTGAGTAAAGAGACACTTCAACTGCTTTCAGCTTTTTAACTGATGCTTAAAGTCCTTTAACTAACACTTCAACTAACACTTCAACAACTAACACTTCAACGAACACTTCAACAACTAACACTTCAACTAACAGTTCAACAACTAACACTTCAACTAACACTTTGAGTAAGACTTCAACTAACACTTCAACTAACACTTTGAGTAAGACTTCAACTAACACTTCAACTAACACTTCAACTTACACTTCAACTACCACTTCGACTAACCCTTCAACTAACAGTTCAACAACTAACACTTCAACTAACACTTTGAGTAAGACTTCAACTAACACTTCAACTAACACTTCAACTAACACTTCAACTTACACTTCAACTACCACTTCGACTAACCCTTCAACTAACAGTTCAACAACTAACACTTCAACTGCTTTAGACACTTTGGATCAACTGATACTTCAACTCCTTTTAGTGCTTTCACTTTAAAATCAAGTTTACCTTCAGACACCGCTTCATCTCCTTTCATATCTTCCACAAATACGATTTAAACATCATATATATTGAAGCGTCTCTCCACAAAATCTGACCGTGTTTTTGTTGCAGGTGTCGACTAACAGAACGGCCAACAGCCAGCTGGAGAAATATTACAAGAGGCTGGAGAGGAGTACTGTGCAGCGCAGGGTGAGTACTCTGCAATACTGTGTGcacagcagtattagtacactgactgtgtatctgtatgtgtacagtagtattagtacaCTGACTGTGAATTTGTACAGGGGGGCAGCGCTGCGTCCTGGGAGCTGCTCAGGAAGGACACTAAACGCCACCTGGTGCTGCTGGACATGTTGGTGAACTCCATCAGAGCTCCTGCTGCAGTCGGCAGGAGGCGCTCTGCTGCTCACTGACTGTTCTCTCTGtgagaatatttattatttattatttatatatacctATTTATGAACAAacgtatttattttacattctgCTTTTACTTGAAAATATTTTGATAACtgacaataaagatatttcatGAAGCTCATCTTCGAAGTGTCAATCTTTAAGAGGTGTCATCTGATGAGCTCTTATGGAAACCTTCCCTCTGAAAGCCTCACGTCTGTAGTTTGTGGAGCTAAAGTCCCACCAGGCTCATTTTATACAGAGCTCAACTTATAAAGTGGTGTCACTACAAAGAAACGTCTGCTGTGGAACATCATCACACGACTTCACTCACTGACCTCTGTTCAGCAGAAACATCCACACACAACATGTTAGAAGAGACTCGTGTGTATCCAGAGAACTTCATTCAGAGATGTGCAGGTCAGGGGACGGGGGGTGAACTTCCAGCTCTTTCTGTCACAGCAGGCAGAAATGCAGCGcacaggggtcaccaacctttgtgatactgagagctacttcaaggtactgaataatacgaagggctaataatattatcattaataataataatcattaataaatattcatatatgtgaagagactgtcttatcacatgttaatgttaattattcctcacaatgattattaacaatgatttaccatggtgggaaacagatatatttaaacatgcaacattatttatgttctcaatctatttcaacatttgaaagtcagagttatcacatctctgatatctttgtaaatatctttattgacagttttgtattgttgaggaaaaagatgaagaactcggagcttgaatgtcgaatcaaaacagcatcttctagttaaatcgatatatttattaacgtgataagtcaaacatagagaatattctcagctgaggacacacatcaccgtttccacagactgcatggctaAGAAAcccccaggttgctgtctgacggcTCCGCTCAAGTGTGTACAAGGAGTTGTAAACATCTCATCTAACACATGGAGCAGGCGTTGACCTCCTCATTGGACCGcgttggcgccatcacgctcctccgtcagcagtcaggaagtgatggttgttgacctgttctcttaaaggggaagtgttcctattgtgtttacaGTCAATATTATGCttataatacatacagtgcagaaatacatattgattgaggtagacaaatacttatgatagtctttcaagtgtggattaatacaatcaggagtcaTTTACTTCACAGTATGAATGacaacatttgtagcattttgttaaaattcacaccggttatattttagtacaaaacatcacttctgtaaaacattaagaaatcattaactgtcacatcttcacatcatatcctgtttgtacaaaccactaacttcgtaacatcagagagagtggagatcacatttgaacctttcttctctctgaacagtgttttcaatatcATCACTGCACCTTTCAACACCTCTCAGTACAAAAAggcttttttattctttattaaacatgtgcagctctaaatgaagcttctgatgctttctgtgacttgttcaccggcctggtgagaagagatgctgctgctcgaAGCTTTAACTCGCGGCTTgctctgcccgcagtgctgcaggtgggtagttagttagttagtgagttagcatggtagttagcatggtagttagttagttagtgagttagcatggtagtttctgtgacacgtaccgaagtgtctcaacaatgtgccgctttgccgtcgccccgcagatgagacatacacacttttctttcactgttgtaaaacataattcttcctcccgatcattgtgaaaatatttagttttctttcacttttctgtcgtgtttagcgtaaacaacgCAGCTCGCGCCCCACCGGAACTGCTCCCGCTAGCGTCTCAGCggaaagggaaatggagatttagcctcttaaggggggggggactttacccgaaaatacctacaaagaCACCCAAAGTacattataagctgctcttcaaccatttgcaccagctgcatgatgttGGGCTCATTGAAAAGagaactctcttattgttcttcagaacagtgaagaatcactccacgTGCTTctgcactgagtaatagtgctctgaatatactgaatgtgaagacGACACACTCCGTCTGAAGTGTGTTGTTGAacaagatgtctgaagatggttcAGCTGGTAGGTCTGAGCTGGAACACaagagaaacatagaaccaagtgttcccaagttcaccaccaaatttcagataaaaagggataaaaacttaatttattagacaggtttttctaagagtaacaccaggcgtacaccaactgtgcaatatgtacatgtacatattataatatttattaataataaatattatttttatttatttataaataactattatatacccatattccctgttagtagtaatcacacatagtaagtaataaacacatttttttctaatatttttatgttttgtttgtattttcttctgaacaataaataataaatataattagaaaatataaatagaaaaaacaaaccatgggaagtgacgcatctaacgaacgAGGCGCTCATTGTCTATACCAGGACCATTCAATtagcggcccgcgggccggatacggcccttctgaacctttttctggcccgcaagaggttgcttgcaaatcgggctggcatatatagcataaataaaactaaagcctgattcacaccaaatgcggcGAAAACGCAGGTGTGCACTGTGTCCGCacctgccatcggctcagtcaagctcacgctgggttggcgggccacagagaaagttactctttactttagctcggcacgctaacaacacgcttaaagatgtctctctccaagacAAAGAAAGctagagttgattctgaaaaccGTCACtccagagcgaatggacggACACGTATTGATTTACTTTGCCAccgcaacaagtaataaactggtgtgtttatcgtgaagaatgtatttccgtgatgaaagaatacaacgtgaAGCGACACTACAGgtcaagtcacggctcgttttctgTCAGAtgtcccgtgggctcagaggaacggagaaggaaagtaccgggaccgttagcatcatttaacggagtcaagtggcttttgcacggaacaagagagccacgatagcagccctgctttattttagtcctctcctctcctccgctgtgtctgactgactgactgtaagTATGTGCGCacgtgtcgtgtgtgtgtgtgtttgtgcccttcgcgaagcagaggagaATGTGAACCCGCaaagtaaacacggaaacgtgcacataaacaacatacatatcatttaataacctgttcaatgtgaaaactgagttctgattataaaaaaccccaaaagtgtcatttctctcactgactgaaacaggctcaacatggacactttctgaccccaagactcaactAGCCTCTGCAATTCTTcagctgtgatccttggagattcTTTTGCCAGTCGAACCATCTTCCTCACAGTGTGTGgcgtcaatgtacacacacgtcctcttccaggctgattctAAGAGCGCAATTAATCTGCGTAAATTTTTGCGTAAttctttctgtgattaattaatcgaaattaacgcactCATTTCACAGCCCCAATAAATACTAAACATGTTAATTCTTCTCACCAGACTATTAAAAATTCTACTGATTTAATGctctgtaaaaataataatgatatctTCACTTCAATGAGACGAAACgcgttttgttttattgtgtgattaaaagtaatttaatgaatcagaataaaaacattaaaccaGGAAACATGATAATCACACGTAATAACGCTAAAGTGACCATAAATACTGCGAGCATGAATATATTGATTATAAAAGATTCCAGATTATTATCGTGCAGAGGCGCTAAAACTAACCACAGATCAAGttcttcacagaaaaataaaaactctacatttaatatttacagaCATGAAATCAGTTTGTTAAACTTTAGATATAATGATGTCTCCTTGAAATATATTAgagatttaatatataaaattatatttgtttgactttgttaGTTAATTTAATGAGCTGCGTTtttcaaattatattttgttccattaaagtgaaatattttattgtgaaaaatgcatattttctgacattttatgaaaaaaaaatgatgaaTTGATTCATCATTAAAGTAATCAGCAaattaatctataataaaaGTGATTTATATTCAAATCCATAGTGAGTTAAAGATTATATCAAATAATCTGcagctttgttgttttgtcagaaataattataaatggCCTTTAGAGGCTTCgcagaaaacaatgttttgtagTTAAATTATGTATTTCCAGTTCTAATGAGGTTTAAAGTGGCGTAACTGAcatttagtattattaataaactCTATACTAATACTTGTTGCTGTATGATGAATAAACGTTCATGTTTCCCATAAAATACcgatttaaaaagtgtttttctatttctatggtATAAAAGCTTTTACATGATGAAACTGGGattatcattaattaattaactctGATCGGTCTCCATGGTCACAGGGGGGCGGGGCTTCAGTCTAGCCACATGATTGGACGTAGTTTTTGGGGAAGAAGCCCCTGCTGCCGTTGAGAAACCCCTCGCACCAGCCGTCGTCATGGTGATGTGTCAGGTAGATGATGTCGCCCTCGGCGAGCGACAGGTCGTCGGGTTTGGAGGCTTCGTAGCTGTACAGCGCCTCCACTGGACACACAGGAGAACTAAAGTTAATACAGCGTCATACTCActagtagtattaataatagtagtagttgtggtattagtattaggagtagtagtagtagcattagtgttagtagtggtagaagaagtattagtagttgtagtagGAGTATTGGCTGTagaagcagtagtagtagtagtgctatttctagtagtagtagcattagtagtgTTAGAAGTAGTATTAGAGCtatttgtagtagtagtattagcattagctgtagaagtagaagtagtagtagaagtagtggtagaagtagaagtattagtattagctgtagaagtagtagtggtagaagtagtagtagaagtagtagtagaagaagtagtagtattagctgtagaagtagtagtagtagaagtagtagaagtagtagtggtagaagtagaagtagtagtggtagaagtagtagtaaaagtagtagaagtagaagtagtattagctgtagtagtagaagtagaagtagtagaagtagtagtagtagtggtagaagtagtattagctgtagaagtagtagtagaagtagtggtagaagtagtagaagtagaaatagtagaagtagaagtagtagtagaagtagaagtagtggtagaagtagtagaagtagaagaagtagaagtagtagtagaagtagaagtagtggtagaagtagtagtagtagaagtagtagtagaagtagtattagctgtagaagtagtagtagtagtggtagaagtag of the Cottoperca gobio unplaced genomic scaffold, fCotGob3.1 fCotGob3_221arrow_ctg1, whole genome shotgun sequence genome contains:
- the LOC115004918 gene encoding interferon a3-like — protein: MSFWPGRLLVLSLTSALCCDWLSHYGQLSNKSLTLIDRMGGELTEEENPLSFPNRFYRRIRNKGVVSQLVFIRDSLKLIANLFEHANLSAANWDNDTTENFLTIIDRQIDELDSCVSTNRTANSQLEKYYKRLERSTVQRRGGSAASWELLRKDTKRHLVLLDMLVNSIRAPAAVGRRRSAAH